A portion of the Thermococcus sp. genome contains these proteins:
- a CDS encoding mannose-1-phosphate guanylyltransferase/mannose-6-phosphate isomerase: MKTLVLAGGKGTRLWPLSRELMPKQFVRFIDGESLFQKTVRRALLFSEPEEIFIVTNRNYKFRVFDDLGGLGVELPEENVLLEPIGRNTLPAIFWGIKTIQERFGDSIVAVLPSDHLIEANDDYVDAFKRARILAGNYLVTFGIKPMRPHTGYGYIKPGEALGEDDELLGHLVEEFKEKPDFETAKRYVEEGYYWNSGMFAFSSSLFIGEVRKHAPELYTAFEDADTVEDAYINAPEVSIDYGVMEKTNKAAVVPLNVYWNDLGSFDAIYDVLGKDESGNAIRMSGKNAYHIGINSRNNLIMAERLTVTVGVEGLIIIDTDDALLIAHRGESQRVKEVYRLLKERNDERVMVHRTAYRPWGSYTVLEENDRYKIKRLTVLPGKKLSLQMHYHRSEHWVVVRGTARVTVGDKEVLLRPGESTFIPAGVKHRLENPGRVVLEVIETQIGEYLGEDDITRFDDDFGRYDKE, translated from the coding sequence ATGAAGACGCTCGTTCTTGCCGGTGGAAAGGGAACCCGGCTCTGGCCGCTGAGCAGGGAGCTGATGCCAAAGCAGTTCGTCCGCTTCATTGATGGGGAGTCGCTCTTTCAGAAAACAGTTCGGAGGGCACTTCTCTTCTCCGAGCCGGAGGAGATTTTTATAGTCACCAACAGGAATTACAAGTTCCGCGTCTTCGACGATCTTGGAGGGCTGGGCGTTGAGCTTCCAGAGGAGAACGTTCTGCTGGAGCCCATCGGCAGGAACACCCTTCCCGCTATATTCTGGGGAATAAAAACGATTCAGGAGCGGTTTGGGGACTCCATCGTCGCGGTTCTGCCGAGCGACCACCTCATCGAGGCGAACGACGACTACGTTGACGCATTCAAACGGGCGAGAATCCTAGCCGGGAACTACCTCGTAACCTTTGGAATAAAACCTATGAGGCCCCACACCGGCTACGGTTACATAAAGCCGGGCGAGGCCTTGGGGGAGGATGACGAACTCCTCGGCCACTTGGTTGAGGAGTTCAAAGAGAAACCAGACTTTGAAACTGCTAAAAGATACGTTGAGGAGGGTTACTACTGGAACAGCGGGATGTTCGCCTTCTCAAGCTCGCTCTTCATAGGGGAGGTTAGGAAGCACGCACCCGAGCTCTATACCGCCTTCGAGGACGCGGATACGGTGGAGGATGCGTATATCAACGCCCCGGAGGTCTCAATAGACTACGGCGTCATGGAGAAGACAAATAAAGCCGCAGTCGTTCCGCTCAACGTTTACTGGAATGACCTGGGAAGCTTTGATGCCATCTATGACGTCCTTGGTAAAGACGAGAGCGGCAACGCGATTCGTATGAGTGGCAAAAACGCCTACCACATAGGGATCAATTCGAGAAACAACCTCATAATGGCTGAGAGGCTCACCGTGACTGTTGGGGTGGAAGGCCTGATTATAATCGACACCGATGATGCTCTGCTGATAGCCCACAGAGGAGAGAGTCAGAGGGTCAAGGAGGTCTACAGGCTTCTCAAAGAAAGGAACGATGAGCGTGTTATGGTCCACCGTACCGCTTACCGGCCCTGGGGCAGCTACACCGTCCTTGAGGAGAACGACCGCTATAAGATAAAGCGCCTCACCGTCCTTCCAGGTAAGAAGCTCTCCCTCCAGATGCACTACCACAGGAGCGAGCACTGGGTCGTGGTGAGGGGAACGGCCAGGGTAACCGTCGGCGATAAGGAAGTACTCCTACGACCGGGGGAGAGCACCTTCATCCCCGCGGGGGTTAAACACCGTCTTGAGAACCCAGGGCGGGTGGTCCTTGAGGTCATAGAAACCCAGATAGGCGAGTACCTTGGTGAGGACGATATAACCCGCTTTGATGATGATTTTGGAAGGTATGACAAGGAGTAG